From the Rhizomicrobium palustre genome, the window TGGGGCCAAGGGCGATAACCAGACGCTGCTGCCCGGTTCACCGCGCGCGGTCTTCGTCAGCCTGAAAAAGAGCTTCAATTAAAGTAGCTTGTTTGTCAGGGGCGCTGACACGGGCAGCGCCCCTTTTCTTTAGCGGCCAAAGCTTTCAGCCGCAGCCACCGCTTCCGCCGACAGCTGCGGCGCGTTTACGAAAGCCGCATCGGCGCCGACTTCGATAATACTGGTTTTGCGCCCCGGATCAGAGAATTGGCGGATGGTTTTCAAGGACACGCCCGCCGCGATCAGGGTGAGGGCGACCTGCTTGACTTGGGCCAAGGGCACATCGCGCCCGAACCACACCGCATTGGTTCCCACCCGCGAGATATATCCCCTGCCCGGCACCACCTGCACCGCGTAGCCAAGATTGGAAAGCTTGGGGAAGACCACCTTCTGATTCAGATCTTTCTCGAAATTCTTGGCGTAGAAGGTGACGGTCACTGGCGCCCGTCCCTGACCCGACGCAACAGTCTGGGCGAGCTTGTCAGCCTTCAATCCCTGCACAACCTGGCTGGCCGTGACGGAGCGCTGTTGCGCGATTCCCAATGTTTCCGCGCCCACCGCGGTGAGGGCTTTGTTTTCGGCCAAAAGCCGTTTCTTGGCAGCTTCCAGATTTGTGATCTCGTCGCTGACATGGGCCTTTTGGGCATTCAAGCGGTCCACCTCAACGGTAGCTTGCCGCACCGTAAAGACCGCGAAGGCCAGCGCCCCAATGATGATCGCCGCCCCTGCCCCGGTGACCAGCGAAGCGCGATGCGATTTCTGCCGAATCTCCGCCAGCGCTGCCGGGTCCATCCCTCACCCCTCCGGCTTGGTATATTGCTGCTGAAGCAGCGCGAAAGCCTGATCCCACATATGGAGCAGACGCCCAATCGAATAGGTGATGAGGCCCGACGAGCCGAAGAGCGCCGTGACCACCGCATAAAGACTCATGCCGTTCTCGGAGGGCTTGAGCAGCAGCACCACAGCGCTAGCGAAGAGCATCAACAGCGCGATCACATTGACGGCAAGATAAGTGTAGCGCTCCACGCGGAAAAGGCTGAGCATTTCGCGCACGGCACTCAGCTGCTGAGCTGGATCCGGCATAGGAATCCCTCGATTCATCTACCCACGTATCACGGGAGGCAGTATTTATGCGGAGCCGACAGTTGTAAAGGTTGACGTTGTTACTTGGCTATTTCACCCGCAGAAAGGGCGGACCGAATTAATGAACAGGCTTTCGATTCTGGATGCCCCACGCGGCAATGGCGCCGCGCTGGAAGCGGGCAAGGTGGTGATGCTGCCCAGGGGCGGCTTTACGTTGTTACCCACAGAGGAAGCCTTGCGCGATCCGGCCCTCTTGGGCGGGGCCAAGAACATCTCGCTTTCGCCGGATGGCAAGGTGAAACACACCGCTGCGTCAGGAGACGCGCGTGACAGGCTTGCCGCGTTGATGGCGCGCTATGCCGATTTCGCGACCGCGCTGGTGGAGACGATCGCTCCGGCCTATCGCGGCAAGCTTGTGAGGGGGCGCACCAGCTTTCGCCCGGCGGAAATCGAGGGGCGCAAATCCACGGCTCTCGCAGACGACACACGGCTGCATGTCGATGCCTTCCCCACTATGCCGATGCGGGGGCGAAGAATTCTGCGTGTCTTCGCAAATGTGAACCCCAGTGCGGCGCGGGTTTGGAATCTGGGCGAGGATTTTGCGGCAGTAGCGGAGCGATTTATTTCGCAAATCACGGTCAAACCTGATGCATGGCATGCCCTTCTCGCGGGGCTGAGGATCACCAAGGCGCGTAGAAGCGCTTATGATGACGTGATGCTGGGGCTGCATGACCGCGCCAAGCTGGATGAGGCCTATCAAGCGACTTGCGATAAGGAACGGGTGGAGTTTCAACCCGGCTCAGTCTGGCTTTGCTATACCGATCAGGTGATGCATGCGGCCCTTAAAGGCCAGCACGCGCTGGAACAGACCTTTTATCTGAACCCCGAAGACATGGAAGATCCCTCAACCACGCCGCTGGCGATGCTGGAAAAGATGATGGGACGGCGGCTTATTTAGCACACGCCACAAGGCTCTTATCCGTGCCGATGAGCAGAGTGCCATTAAGCTCGGCGGCGGCGCGGATCTCTTCGCCTTTCTTGGCATAGAGAAGCGTTGCAGTTTTCGGCGCACCATTCTCGAGGCTGACGCGATAGACTTCCGCGGCCCCAGTTTTAGGACGCGCGGCGACGATCAGGCTGTCATCCGGCGCGGTAGAGATGTGCAGCGGGCCCGATGGGAGCGTGAGCGCGACAGGATTTTCCACCGCGCCGGAAAAATCATTGCGGGCGATCGCGACGAGGCTGCGCGGATAATCCTGCGCGATGAAGAGGCGTGCATTATCAAAGGACAGCGCAAGGCCGCTGGGCGTGTTGAGATGCTCGGCGACATTCACGAATTTCATGCCATCGAACCACATCAGATGCGCGCGCGGCAAAAGCAGGGTGTTGTCAAGAAAGCGCCCGAACGCGGTTTTGCTTTCGCTGCGATTGACGACATAGAAGCGCTCAGGATCGGGCGCGGCGATGGCGGCGGGATCTGTCAGCATATCGGTGGTGACCCGCCCCACCTCTTCGACCGCATCCGGCTTGACGCGAAAAAGCGCGATGGCGAAGCGGCCTTCGTCTTGCGTCAGCACGGTGCGCAAATAGGTTTCGCCGGTGACGGCGCGCGACAGCGCCATGGCGCGCACATCGAAGGATTTTGGCGTGCCGGAGAGCTTCGTCAGCTTGCCGCCGTCAAAAACATACAAGGCATTGCCGGACGCGATATAGGCGGATTTGGTGTTGGCCGTGATATCGCCCACCGGCCCCGCCAACACGCGGCATTGGCCCGGCGAGGTCTCATGCACGCCGTTGAAAAGCCCTTGCGCATTGGCGAAACGATAGGCCGCTGCGACGCCCAGCACCGACACCATGGCGAGCGCGGTGGCGCCAATCCGGCGAAGGCGATTGGACTTTTTCATGGGAGACCCCACTTACTGTGCCGCCGCCGCAAATTGCAGCGCAGCGAGGCGCCCGTAAAGACCGCCTTTAGCCACAAGCTCGTCATGGCTGCCTTCAGCGACGGCCTTGCCGTCTTCCATCACCACAATGCGCTTCAGCTTTTGAATGGTGGCAAGGCGATGGGCGATGACAAGGGTGGTGCGGCCCGCCATCAGATTGGCAAGACCTTGCTGCACCAGACGTTCATTCTCCGCATCCAGCGCCGAGGTCGCTTCATCAAGGAGAAGCAGCGGCGCATCGCGCAACATGGCGCGCGCAATCGCAAGGCGCTGGCGCTGGCCGCCGGACAGGGTGATGCCACGCTCGCCGAGGCGCGTGTTGAACCCATCGGGCAGCTTCTCGATGAACTCGAGCGCGGCGGCGCCTTCGGCGGCATTGCGCACGGCCTCATCATCAGCGCCAGGGCGGCCATAGCGGATGTTATCGGCGATGGTGCCGGAGAAGATCACCGGGTCTTGCGAAACCAGCGAGATATGTTTGCGCAATTCGGTGGGATCAAGCTCGGCGATATCGGTGCCATCGAAGGAAATCTTGCCCGATTGCGCCGCGTAGAAGCGCAGGAGCAATTGGAAGACGGTGGATTTGCCCGCGCCCGAAGGCCCGACCAAGGCGACAGCCTCGCCCGGCTCCACGCTCAAGGACATCTCATCCAGCGCGGCGGTATCGGGGCGCAAGGGGTAGCGGAAGGACACATTCTCGAACCGCACCGCACCCTTGGCCGGCGTGATCAGCCTTTTCGGATTGGCGGGCGGAGTGATGGCGGGCTTGGTTTCAAGCAATTCGACGAGGCGCTCCGAGGCGCCCGCGGCGCGTTGCAGATCGCCCCACAACTCGCTCACCGCTGCGAAGGCACCGCCGACCAGAATCGCATAGATGATGAACTGCACGAGCTGGCCCGGAGACATAATGCCCGCCAGCACTTCCTGCGCACCAACCCAGCCGACACCGACAATGCAGCCGAAGACCGCGAAGGTCGCCACCGCCGTCATCACCGCGCGGGCGCGGGTGCGCAGGATCGCGATGACAAAGGACTCTTCCGTCGCCTTCGCATAACGGGCGCGCTCGTCATCCTCACGGCTGAAAGCCTGCACAGTAGGAACGGCGTTCAAGGTTTCGGCGGCGTGGGCGCTGGTATCGGCGAGGCGGTCCTGGCTCTCACGGCTCAATTTGCGCACCCAGCGGCCAAAGGCGATCAAGGGCAGGATGACGACGAAGACCCCTGCCACCACCAACGCCGTGAGCTTCCAGCTTGTCAGGAACATCAGCGCGATGCCCGCTACAGCCATCAAGACATTGCGGATGGCAAAGGAAGCTGAGGAGCCCAGCACGGTCTGCACCAGGGTGGTATCGGCAGAGAGCCGCGACAATACCTCGCCCGTGCGGGTGACCTCGAAAAAGGCAGGCGTCAGACCAAGGACATGATCAAACACGGCCTTGCGGATATCGGCAGTGACACGCTCGCCGATCCAGGTGACGAAATAAAAGCGGGTGGCGCCGGACACCCCCATCGCTCCCGCCGCGGCCAGGAAAAGGAAGAAATAGTGCGAGATTTCCTCGATCCGGGAGGCGGAAAAGCCCTGATCCACCAAGCCGCGCAACATGGCGGGCATAATCAGGGTGGCGGAAGCTGCCACCACCATGGCGAGTACAGCCCCAATCAAGGGGCCCCGGTAGGGGCGCAGGAACGGCAGCAAAACCCTTAAGGGCTTGAGGGAACGGCCTTTTGCCCGCCCTTGGGCGACATATTGCACCGTTTCCGCATATTCCGCACCAGACTGCGTCATTCCTGAAAGCCCTTCCGAGAGGATGACGCCTATATAGGCCTTGGCGACAAAGGTTAAACCCAAAGCGCGCGATTTGGCCCGGCATTGCAGCTTCTTAGGGGCAGAAAGCCCTTGATAGATTGTCCGCTTGCGCTTCTGGCCCCTTTCCCCTATAAGCCGCGCCTCTTTACGTGAAAAAGGTCCGGCGCCATGAAAAAGGGCATTCACCCCAACTACCATTTTGTGAACGTGCAGCTGAACGACGGCTCCACCTATCGTACGCGCACGACCTATGGCGAAGCCGAGCAGAAGCTGCTCCTGGACATCGACCCCACCACGCACCCGGCTTGGACCGGCGGTCAGGCCCAGCTCCTCGACCGCGGCGGCCGTCTGACGCGCTTCAACAAGAAGTTCGGCGGCTTCGTGAAGGCCTAAAGCCTTACACGCTTGGCGTATGCGAAAAAGGGGACCGCAAGGTCCCCTTATTTGTTTTTAGGCCGAGGTTGAAGCGGCGCCTATTGGATCGAGAAAGCCCGCTCCAGCATGGCGAGCGCGCCGCGCGCACCGGCAGGCGCCTTCTTCTCGCCGAACAGCACATCATCAAGGCGCGCGATGCGGCGATAGAGATTGTCGCTGCGCGCCAAAAGAAGCTGCAGGGTTTTCGGCAAGGTCTCTACGCCCTCATCGGCGGCACCGCCGAAACAGATTTCCTTGGAGCCCAAGCGATAGCGTTCGCTGGCCGCGTCCTCAGGCTTCATCTCACCCTCGTGCACGGCGCGCTGCACC encodes:
- a CDS encoding DUF1465 family protein, whose translation is MEYLDEDDDENIRDLTLQSFTGSALFQRTFDEGMSLVEETARYLDGPGRDEQRNLPRKTALLYAGESMRVTTRLMQAASWLLVQRAVHEGEMKPEDAASERYRLGSKEICFGGAADEGVETLPKTLQLLLARSDNLYRRIARLDDVLFGEKKAPAGARGALAMLERAFSIQ
- the rpmE gene encoding 50S ribosomal protein L31, with the protein product MKKGIHPNYHFVNVQLNDGSTYRTRTTYGEAEQKLLLDIDPTTHPAWTGGQAQLLDRGGRLTRFNKKFGGFVKA
- a CDS encoding Kdo hydroxylase family protein, with protein sequence MNRLSILDAPRGNGAALEAGKVVMLPRGGFTLLPTEEALRDPALLGGAKNISLSPDGKVKHTAASGDARDRLAALMARYADFATALVETIAPAYRGKLVRGRTSFRPAEIEGRKSTALADDTRLHVDAFPTMPMRGRRILRVFANVNPSAARVWNLGEDFAAVAERFISQITVKPDAWHALLAGLRITKARRSAYDDVMLGLHDRAKLDEAYQATCDKERVEFQPGSVWLCYTDQVMHAALKGQHALEQTFYLNPEDMEDPSTTPLAMLEKMMGRRLI
- a CDS encoding ABC transporter transmembrane domain-containing protein, whose amino-acid sequence is MTQSGAEYAETVQYVAQGRAKGRSLKPLRVLLPFLRPYRGPLIGAVLAMVVAASATLIMPAMLRGLVDQGFSASRIEEISHYFFLFLAAAGAMGVSGATRFYFVTWIGERVTADIRKAVFDHVLGLTPAFFEVTRTGEVLSRLSADTTLVQTVLGSSASFAIRNVLMAVAGIALMFLTSWKLTALVVAGVFVVILPLIAFGRWVRKLSRESQDRLADTSAHAAETLNAVPTVQAFSREDDERARYAKATEESFVIAILRTRARAVMTAVATFAVFGCIVGVGWVGAQEVLAGIMSPGQLVQFIIYAILVGGAFAAVSELWGDLQRAAGASERLVELLETKPAITPPANPKRLITPAKGAVRFENVSFRYPLRPDTAALDEMSLSVEPGEAVALVGPSGAGKSTVFQLLLRFYAAQSGKISFDGTDIAELDPTELRKHISLVSQDPVIFSGTIADNIRYGRPGADDEAVRNAAEGAAALEFIEKLPDGFNTRLGERGITLSGGQRQRLAIARAMLRDAPLLLLDEATSALDAENERLVQQGLANLMAGRTTLVIAHRLATIQKLKRIVVMEDGKAVAEGSHDELVAKGGLYGRLAALQFAAAAQ